The Yamadazyma tenuis chromosome 2, complete sequence sequence GATTTCCAACACTTGATGGATCGTGAGAATGGAGTTTTGGCTAATGCTATTTTGGAACAATACTACCGATTCCACCCATTTTTGGTCAAAGgtatcaagaatttgatcaaaaagtaTGCTCCCAACTTATTATATGTTTCTATGATTGGTACCAACGCAGAAGAAAACGAATCCAACGAGAGTGGAAGCACTACCTCATCCCAGCTGAATGAACGAGTTTTCCAGCTTTCTTTCTACAACTTGCCTACTTTGAATAGAATCAGAGATATCAAGACCGAAAAAATCGGTTCGTTAATGGCTATCAGTGGAACCATCACCAGAACTTCCGAAGTCAGACCAGAATTATACAAGGCTAGTTTCACTTGTGATATGTGTTCGGctattgttgaaaatgtGGAACAAATCTTTAAGTACACTGAACCCACTTCGTGTCCTTCCTGTGAAAATCAGAGTTACTGGACATTAAACATTGGAAAGTCCCAGTTTGTTGATTGGCAAAAAGTTAGAATCCAGGAAAACTCTAGTGAAATTCCAACTGGTTCCATGCCCAGAACTTTGGATGTCATCTTGAGAGGTGAAACCGTTGAAAAAGCTAAACCTGGTGACAAATGCAAATTCACTGGTACTGAAATTGTTATTCCAGATATCTCGCAATTGGGGTTCCCCGGTGTTAAGCCTCAGAGTATCAAGGAAAACAGAAACCAAAGTAGTGAGTTGAATACTGGTATCACTGGGTTGAGATCATTGGGTGTGAGAGACTTAACTTATAAATTAGCTTTCTTTGCCTGTCACGTCAGTTCTATGTCTAAcaaggatgaagaaaatgaatcTCACACTAgtgaagatgttgatgatcaagaagcCTTCTTAACTTCTTTAACTGATGCTGAagtcaaccaattgaaagTTATGGTAAAGGACAACTATATTTACGATAAATTGGTCCAGTCTGTTGCTCCAGCAGTTTTTGGACATGAAGTTGTCAAAAAGGGGATCTTATTACAATTATTGGGAGGTGTTCATAAGAAAACTATTGATGGAATCAACTTGAGAGGTGATATAAACATTTGTGTGGTTGGTGACCCATCCACTTCCAAGTcccaattcttgaaataTGTTTGTGCATTCTCTCCTAGATCTGTCTATACTTCTGGTAAAGCCTCTAGTGCAGCCGGTTTGACAGCTGCGGTTGTTAAGGATGAAGAGAGTAATGAATTTACTATTGAAGCGGGTGCATTAATGTTGGCTGATAATGGTATTTGTTGtattgatgaatttgataAGATGGATTTGTCCGATCAAGTGGCAATTCACGAAGCTATGGAACAACAAACCATTTCCATTGCTAAAGCTGGTATACACGCCACCTTAAATGCCAGAACCTCTATTTTGGCAGCTGCCAATCCAATTGGTGGTAGATACAACAGAAAAATGGGTTTAAGAGCCAATTTGAATATGACAGCACCTATTATGTCTAGATTTGATTTGTTTTTTGTCATTTTGGATGATTGTAACGAAAGAATTGATACTCAATTGGCTTCTCACATCGTTGACCTTCACATGTTACGTGATGGTGCTATCGATCCACCATATTCGGCTGAGGAATTATCAAGATATATCAAGTATGCTAAGACTTTTAAGCCaaagttgaccaaggaTGCTAGGAATtttttggttgaaaagtACAAGGAATTAAGAAACGACGATGCCCAAGGGTTAGGAAGATCTTCTTATAGAATTACTGTGAGACAGTTAGAAAGTATGGTTAGGTTAAGTGAAGCTATTGCTAAAGCAAACTGTACTGCGGAAATCACACCTAGTTTTGTTGCTGAAGCTTACGATTTATTGAGACAAAGTATTATCAGAGTGGAAATGGATGATGTGCacattgatgatgatgatgaggagGATCAAAATGCAGACGATGGCaacaatgatgatgacaataATGATAACAACAACGACAACTACAACGCTGGTGATAATGTTGATGATGCAGACAGAGTTCAAAAATCAGTTACAATCACTTATGACAAGTATGTATCGATTATGAACTTGATTGTGAAACGGGTAATTGAGGATGACAATCTGGAGGGTGATGGTTTGACGGGAGACGAATTGGCTGAATGGTATTTGACCCAAAAGGAAGACGAAATCAACAGCGAATTAGAATACTATCAGGAAAGAGCTTTATGCTATAAggttttgaagagattagtcaaagacaagattttgatgtATATAACTCAGAATGATGAGTTAAGCGAAGACCCTGAAAGCAGCAAGTCAGTGTATGTTTTACATCCCAATTGCCAAATTttggatttctttgatcagAATCCTGcttctgttgatgaagctGATGATACTGAGTGATCGTGTTAAATTGTATAGtattatttttgttttgtatAGGTGTCTAAGTATATTACATTATTTGTTTGGGCGACCCGAACTTTCAAAGTCGTTAATAACTGACGACAACGTTATAAGGTTTGAATTTGGATCAAATATCACCGATGACTCTCTTAAATAGGACAACTCAGATTCGGAGGGTTGGCCCAATTGGGAACCTACTTGAGAATCCGAGTGTGGAGGTGCATGTTGTTGCATCGGCTGGTGCTGAGGATGTTGCTGATGCTGAGGTGGgtgttgtggttgttgaaggtgCAGGACATGTGGTTGATTCTGGGATGATGGTGACATCTGCCGTATTTGACTCCATTTACTTGGTCCCAACTGCTCAGCACATTCGGAACAATGTTCAATAAACACTTTTGAGTTTGGGAACATTCTCTGGCAAGAACGACACCAGCCTGAATCATCCTTGGAGATGCTGGGACCCAATTGCTTGTCTCTTATATAATGGACCAATCTCAAGTGTCTTTTAAGGACATCAAGTCGAGTGAAGGAACCTCCATTTCTATGACAAGTCTGATCATTTTCCCAGTATGGACAATGATACAGAGGAGCAGCGTGGGATTTGGTGTGTCTTCTAAGGTCACTTTGCCTGGCAAAAGACCACTCACAATTGGGATACGAGCAATTGTAgggtttgaacttggagtcgTCGTCATTAACTTTTGCTTTGGGTTTTCGGTTTACTTCCATTGAGTTGGATTCCAATCTAAAGTTCAACTGGTAAGTCTTTTGTTCTTGTGGTTGAGGGGCTCCTGAGTAGGGCTGTTGTTGCATAGCAGGTAGGGAAGGCGATCGAGATCCCATTTGACTTCCAACGGGGGATACATGAGGTGAATTA is a genomic window containing:
- a CDS encoding uncharacterized protein (EggNog:ENOG503NVAC; COG:S): MSDSTVAQASNQMYTLPAHAPNDVSDLKLSSQEDSTPEDHTSSTLKEDVEASNIIKKEVDTNKSNIKNANGSHSNSENGSIGAERSKSHTIINNMIQQTMNPSISSSQFKFKSVDANKLAPQDNFRDVHVNNGIQTVFLPFGRTGTGHPQTQSSINPPTFATAKTSININNSFLPLPLSYPNAPTSTNQISNAQTPSHIPLMQMQEPRARSSFNSPHVSPVGSQMGSRSPSLPAMQQQPYSGAPQPQEQKTYQLNFRLESNSMEVNRKPKAKVNDDDSKFKPYNCSYPNCEWSFARQSDLRRHTKSHAAPSYHCPYWENDQTCHRNGGSFTRLDVLKRHLRLVHYIRDKQLGPSISKDDSGWCRSCQRMFPNSKVFIEHCSECAEQLGPSKWSQIRQMSPSSQNQPHVSHLQQPQHPPQHQQHPQHQPMQQHAPPHSDSQVGSQLGQPSESELSYLRESSVIFDPNSNLITLSSVINDFESSGRPNK
- the MCM6 gene encoding MCM DNA helicase complex subunit mcm6 (BUSCO:EOG09260JT9; COG:L; EggNog:ENOG503NVZM); its protein translation is MFRQLLKTSPRSFRPAVQLQTLQLRNITFDLSKQPRIRIGSEAPNFEVDTTKGKIDFHKFIGDNWVVFFSHPADFTPVCTTELGAFAQLEPEFSKKGTKLIGLSTEPVESHKAWIKDIESYKNTSVNFPIIADDTKEIAFKYDMLSEEQLQNINSGLVPTIRSVFIIDPAKKIRAIISYPPSLGRNSAEVLRAVDALQTADKNGVVTPIDWTQGQDVIIPPTVSDEAAKAKFGEFTKHFNYLRTTSLKSGTFTPSRSNNLYSEHNQDSQLPPTSSIVSGRRRQIQVPKVVDVTAEKVRESFELFLDEFTTTSDSNEVERFYVNQIDDMKNYELSTLYVDFQHLMDRENGVLANAILEQYYRFHPFLVKGIKNLIKKYAPNLLYVSMIGTNAEENESNESGSTTSSQSNERVFQLSFYNLPTLNRIRDIKTEKIGSLMAISGTITRTSEVRPELYKASFTCDMCSAIVENVEQIFKYTEPTSCPSCENQSYWTLNIGKSQFVDWQKVRIQENSSEIPTGSMPRTLDVILRGETVEKAKPGDKCKFTGTEIVIPDISQLGFPGVKPQSIKENRNQSSELNTGITGLRSLGVRDLTYKLAFFACHVSSMSNKDEENESHTSEDVDDQEAFLTSLTDAEVNQLKVMVKDNYIYDKLVQSVAPAVFGHEVVKKGILLQLLGGVHKKTIDGINLRGDINICVVGDPSTSKSQFLKYVCAFSPRSVYTSGKASSAAGLTAAVVKDEESNEFTIEAGALMLADNGICCIDEFDKMDLSDQVAIHEAMEQQTISIAKAGIHATLNARTSILAAANPIGGRYNRKMGLRANLNMTAPIMSRFDLFFVILDDCNERIDTQLASHIVDLHMLRDGAIDPPYSAEELSRYIKYAKTFKPKLTKDARNFLVEKYKELRNDDAQGLGRSSYRITVRQLESMVRLSEAIAKANCTAEITPSFVAEAYDLLRQSIIRVEMDDVHIDDDDEEDQNADDGNNDDDNNDNNNDNYNAGDNVDDADRVQKSVTITYDKYVSIMNLIVKRVIEDDNSEGDGLTGDELAEWYLTQKEDEINSELEYYQERALCYKVLKRLVKDKILMYITQNDELSEDPESSKSVYVLHPNCQILDFFDQNPASVDEADDTE